The segment GATCACCGGCACAGCCGGTGCCAGCTTCGCCTGTGCCGGCCCTATCGCCGGCAAGCCGGCTCCTACAGGGGACGCGCTAGATTTTAGAAATTGAACAAGTCAGTTGCTCCCACCTACTTCAGTGAGGCGCTTCAGACCACGCTCTCCCGCTTGAGCTTGCTCACATGCCCATGCCCCGCGGCTTGCAGGCGCTGTACCAGATCATTGCGTGCCTGCCCGCCGCCGGCGCGCACGTAATCGAGCTCTGCCGCAGTCATCAGCACCACCGGCACCAGGGTCACCGGCGACAGCGGCATGTCCGCCAGGTGCGTGGCAAAGTCCGGCGCCGGCCCGCCCACCAGCACGCCCAAGCAGTCATCCGCGCTGATGAAGTGCGCCGGGAGCTCATCGCCCATGCAGGGCGACTGGCTTACCCCGGGCAGCTCCAGTGAAAGCACCCCATAGCGCTCCAGCTGATGGCCGATGCCACCAGCGTCGGCCACCGTGGAGGCCACGGTACGCACCACATCGAAGGCCCAGGTGCGCATGAACGGGCTGACATCGCCCGGGGTGCGGGCTGCTTCAGGGAAGTCGGGCGATTCGATGAACAGCTCCAGCTCAAAGCCGTTGCCGCCGCCTTCGACATCGTCGAACGGGTCGCTGAGCCCGTCGGTGGCCAGCACAATGCTGTTGACCCGGCGCACCACGCGGTAGGCCTGGCGGGTGGAGGGCCAGTGCGGGCCGCCCATCAGGCTGGGGCTGATCAT is part of the Pseudomonas fakonensis genome and harbors:
- a CDS encoding suppressor of fused domain protein — its product is MDFFKKLFGLQRPKAAEQPTAPAPEPAMTAAEAANQAAREAGCARLDRHWQSVGEVEQDVLGYMISPSLMGGPHWPSTRQAYRVVRRVNSIVLATDGLSDPFDDVEGGGNGFELELFIESPDFPEAARTPGDVSPFMRTWAFDVVRTVASTVADAGGIGHQLERYGVLSLELPGVSQSPCMGDELPAHFISADDCLGVLVGGPAPDFATHLADMPLSPVTLVPVVLMTAAELDYVRAGGGQARNDLVQRLQAAGHGHVSKLKRESVV